From one Micromonospora siamensis genomic stretch:
- a CDS encoding phosphoketolase family protein gives MDTALDLHSPLTEDELRRLDAYWRAANYLTVGQIYLLDNPLLREPLRPEHVKPRLLGHWGTSPGLNLLYTHLNRVIVDRDLSAIFVTGPGHGGPALVANTWLEGTYSELYHSISRDETGMQRLFRQFSFPGGIPSHVAPEVPGSIHEGGELGYALSHAYGAAFDNPDLLVACVIGDGEAETGPLAGSWLSNVFLNPARDGAVLPILHLNGYKIANPTVLDRIPEQDLLEMMRGFGYQPYVVAGDEPEKVHQLLAATLDRACDEIAAIQRRARTGETVERPRWPMIVLRTPKGWTGPRTVDGKQVEGTFRAHQVPIAEVRDNPEHLAELERWLRSYRPEELFDATGSPVEELVTLPPTGDRRMSANPVANGGRLLRDLDLPDFHEYAVDVKRPGEPAVGATGVLGQWVRDVIVRNPQTFRLFGPDEVASNRLGAAFEVTDRAFVAGTVPGDDHLSPDGRVMEVLSEHLCEGWLEGYLLTGRHGIFTSYEAFIHIVDSMVNQHAKWLKVTRRIPWREPIASLNYLLSSHVWRQDHNGFSHQDPGFIDHVVNKKAEVVRVYLPPDGNTLLSTMDHCLRSRHYINVVVAGKQPAPNWLTMDEAVQHCRRGLGIWDWASTDDGSEPDVVLGCAGDVPTLETLAAADLLRQHLPELKVRVVNVVDLMRLQPPSEHPHGLPDNEFDTIFTRDKPIIFAYHGYPWLIHRLTYRRANHDNLHVRGYKEEGTTTTPFDMVMLNDLDRFHLVIDVIDRVPGLAARAAHLRQEMVDARQACRDHTRRYGEDDPRVAEWRWIRETDPALRSGQ, from the coding sequence ATGGACACCGCTCTCGACCTGCACAGCCCCCTGACCGAAGACGAGCTGCGCCGGCTTGACGCCTACTGGCGCGCGGCGAACTACCTCACCGTCGGGCAGATCTACCTGCTCGACAACCCGCTGCTGCGGGAGCCGCTGCGCCCCGAGCACGTCAAGCCCCGACTGCTCGGCCACTGGGGCACCAGCCCCGGGCTCAACCTGCTCTACACGCACCTCAACCGGGTCATCGTCGACCGCGACCTGTCCGCCATCTTCGTCACCGGCCCCGGCCACGGCGGCCCCGCCCTGGTGGCCAACACCTGGTTGGAGGGCACCTACAGCGAGCTGTACCACTCGATCAGCCGGGACGAGACCGGCATGCAGCGGCTGTTCCGCCAGTTCTCCTTCCCCGGCGGCATCCCCAGCCACGTCGCACCGGAGGTGCCGGGCTCGATCCACGAGGGCGGCGAGCTCGGGTACGCCCTGAGCCACGCCTACGGCGCCGCCTTCGACAACCCGGACCTGCTGGTCGCCTGCGTCATCGGCGACGGCGAGGCGGAGACCGGGCCGCTCGCCGGCAGCTGGCTGTCCAATGTCTTCCTCAACCCGGCCCGCGACGGCGCGGTGCTGCCCATCCTGCACCTCAACGGCTACAAGATCGCCAACCCGACGGTACTGGACCGGATCCCCGAGCAGGATCTGCTGGAGATGATGCGCGGCTTCGGCTACCAGCCGTACGTGGTGGCGGGCGACGAGCCGGAGAAGGTGCACCAGCTGCTCGCGGCGACCCTGGACCGGGCCTGCGACGAGATCGCCGCGATCCAGCGCCGGGCCCGGACCGGTGAGACCGTCGAGCGCCCCCGCTGGCCGATGATCGTGCTGCGTACGCCGAAGGGCTGGACCGGGCCGCGCACCGTCGACGGCAAGCAGGTGGAGGGCACCTTCCGCGCCCACCAGGTGCCGATCGCCGAGGTCCGCGACAACCCGGAGCACCTGGCCGAGCTGGAGCGCTGGCTGCGCAGCTACCGGCCGGAGGAGCTCTTCGACGCCACCGGCTCCCCGGTCGAGGAGCTGGTCACGCTGCCGCCCACCGGGGACCGGCGGATGAGCGCCAACCCGGTGGCCAACGGCGGCCGGCTGCTGCGCGACCTGGACCTGCCCGACTTCCACGAGTACGCCGTCGACGTCAAGCGGCCGGGCGAGCCGGCCGTCGGCGCGACCGGCGTCCTCGGTCAGTGGGTACGCGACGTGATCGTCCGCAACCCGCAGACGTTCCGCCTCTTCGGCCCGGACGAGGTGGCCTCCAACCGGCTCGGGGCCGCCTTCGAGGTGACCGACCGGGCGTTCGTCGCCGGCACGGTGCCCGGCGACGACCACCTCTCCCCCGACGGCCGGGTGATGGAGGTGCTGTCGGAGCACCTCTGCGAGGGCTGGCTGGAGGGCTACCTGCTGACCGGCCGGCACGGCATCTTCACCAGCTACGAGGCGTTCATCCACATCGTCGACTCGATGGTGAACCAGCACGCGAAGTGGCTGAAGGTCACCCGGCGCATTCCCTGGCGGGAGCCGATCGCGTCGCTGAACTACCTGCTGTCCAGCCACGTCTGGCGGCAGGACCACAACGGCTTCTCGCACCAGGACCCGGGCTTCATCGACCACGTGGTCAACAAGAAGGCCGAGGTGGTACGCGTCTACCTGCCGCCGGACGGCAACACCCTGTTGTCCACCATGGACCACTGCCTGCGCAGCCGGCACTACATCAACGTGGTGGTGGCCGGCAAGCAGCCCGCCCCGAACTGGCTGACCATGGACGAGGCGGTCCAGCACTGCCGCCGCGGCCTGGGCATCTGGGACTGGGCCAGCACCGACGACGGCAGCGAACCGGACGTGGTGCTCGGCTGCGCCGGCGACGTGCCGACCCTGGAGACCCTCGCCGCCGCGGACCTGCTCCGCCAGCACCTGCCGGAGCTGAAGGTCCGGGTGGTCAACGTGGTCGACCTGATGCGGCTGCAACCGCCGTCGGAGCACCCGCACGGCCTGCCGGACAACGAGTTCGACACCATCTTCACCCGGGACAAGCCGATCATCTTCGCGTACCACGGCTACCCGTGGCTGATCCACCGGCTCACCTACCGCCGGGCCAACCACGACAACCTGCACGTGCGCGGCTACAAGGAGGAGGGCACCACCACCACCCCGTTCGACATGGTGATGCTCAACGACCTGGACCGGTTCCACCTGGTCATCGACGTCATCGACCGGGTGCCGGGGCTGGCCGCGCGGGCCGCCCACCTGCGCCAGGAGATGGTGGACGCCCGGCAGGCGTGCCGCGACCACACTCGCCGCTACGGCGAGGACGACCCGCGGGTGGCCGAGTGGCGCTGGATCCGGGAGACCGACCCGGCGCTGCGGAGTGGCCAGTGA
- a CDS encoding oxidoreductase: MTTVLITGTSSGIGRATVARLARRPDLTVYATARKVAAIADLADTGARILPLDVTDEESMRAAVAAIEAEHGQVDVLVNNAGYGEYGPIEETPMDRVRAQFETNVFGLSRLTQLVLPGMRRAGRGRIVNISSMGGRLVFPGGGYYHASKYAVEAISDALRQEVRPFGVDVAIVEPGLIRTGFGAVASSSLGAGADPDGPYRKMVTAVDTAMAKSYDNRMLAATPDAVARVIEHAVTARRPKTRYLVTAAARIMVHSRRLFGARAFDAVNRLQFR, translated from the coding sequence ATGACCACCGTCCTGATCACCGGCACCTCCTCCGGCATCGGCCGGGCCACCGTCGCCCGGCTCGCCCGCCGCCCCGACCTCACCGTCTACGCCACCGCCCGCAAGGTCGCGGCCATCGCCGACCTGGCCGACACCGGCGCCCGGATCCTCCCCCTGGACGTCACCGACGAGGAGTCGATGCGCGCCGCCGTCGCCGCCATCGAGGCCGAGCACGGCCAGGTCGACGTGCTGGTCAACAACGCCGGCTACGGCGAGTACGGCCCGATCGAGGAGACCCCGATGGACCGGGTCCGCGCCCAGTTCGAGACCAACGTCTTCGGGCTCAGCCGGCTCACCCAGCTCGTCCTGCCCGGGATGCGGCGCGCCGGCCGGGGCCGGATCGTCAACATCAGCTCGATGGGCGGCCGGCTGGTCTTCCCCGGCGGCGGCTACTACCACGCCAGCAAGTACGCGGTCGAAGCGATCTCCGACGCCCTGCGCCAGGAGGTACGGCCGTTCGGCGTCGACGTGGCCATCGTCGAGCCCGGGCTGATCCGGACCGGCTTCGGCGCGGTCGCCAGCTCCTCGCTCGGCGCCGGGGCCGACCCGGACGGCCCCTACCGCAAGATGGTCACCGCCGTCGACACCGCGATGGCGAAGTCGTACGACAACCGGATGCTCGCCGCCACCCCGGACGCGGTGGCCCGGGTCATCGAGCACGCCGTCACCGCCCGCCGGCCGAAGACCCGCTACCTGGTCACCGCCGCCGCCCGGATCATGGTGCACAGCCGCCGGCTCTTCGGCGCCCGGGCCTTCGACGCGGTGAACCGCCTCCAGTTCCGCTGA
- a CDS encoding TetR/AcrR family transcriptional regulator: MSTDRLDAILTAAYECFTRHGIRRTTMDDIAAAAGMSRPAVYQYVRNKDDAYRRLAERLFAASLTQARAAAASDDTVTQRLQAVLGAKLELTLGLHRDSRHAAELLDASGKLTGDLSEAYTRELTEVVASALAEAAGPRAHAVAEVLVALTRGLEADLTDPDLPRQRLRDGVALVVAGLTRPGEPS; the protein is encoded by the coding sequence ATGTCAACGGACCGGTTGGACGCCATCCTCACCGCCGCGTACGAGTGCTTCACCCGGCACGGCATCCGCCGCACGACGATGGACGACATCGCCGCCGCGGCCGGGATGTCCCGCCCGGCGGTCTACCAGTACGTCCGCAACAAGGACGACGCCTACCGGCGGCTCGCCGAGCGGCTCTTCGCCGCCTCGCTGACCCAGGCCCGGGCCGCCGCGGCGTCCGACGACACCGTCACCCAGCGCCTCCAGGCCGTGCTGGGCGCGAAGCTGGAACTCACCCTCGGCCTGCACCGGGACAGCCGGCACGCGGCCGAACTGCTCGACGCCAGCGGCAAGCTCACCGGCGACCTCTCCGAGGCGTACACCCGGGAGCTGACCGAGGTGGTGGCCTCCGCCCTCGCCGAAGCCGCCGGGCCGCGGGCCCACGCCGTGGCCGAGGTCCTGGTCGCGCTCACCCGCGGCCTGGAAGCCGACCTCACCGACCCCGACCTGCCCCGGCAGCGGCTGCGCGACGGCGTCGCGCTGGTCGTCGCCGGCCTCACCCGACCGGGAGAACCGTCATGA
- a CDS encoding universal stress protein — protein MTTPADAAVVAAVGPSEESMQVVRLAAREAAAQGRSLSLLHAFNWEAAFDSTGAVTRTDAEELIERAAAAANDAEPAVPVSGEIVEGSPVQALIRRSESAYLVALGDGGMAGCGACVPADAPAVQVAARADCPVLVVRPQPPPAGPVLVGVDGSASSQTALAFAFDCADRRSARVLAIRVLEPGRHDGEQVLVQAVARAARRHPAVAAECHTIEGDPGTVLLEQSRSAQLAVVGARGDEPWRGMLGAVSQSLLYHSPCPVIVVRGSVSSPPDGA, from the coding sequence ATGACCACACCCGCCGACGCGGCGGTCGTGGCCGCGGTCGGCCCCTCCGAGGAGTCGATGCAGGTGGTCCGGCTGGCCGCCCGGGAGGCCGCCGCGCAGGGGCGGTCGCTGAGCCTGCTGCACGCCTTCAACTGGGAGGCGGCGTTCGACTCCACCGGCGCGGTCACCCGGACCGACGCGGAGGAGCTGATCGAGCGGGCCGCCGCGGCCGCCAACGACGCCGAACCGGCGGTGCCGGTCAGCGGCGAGATCGTCGAGGGCTCACCGGTGCAGGCGCTGATCCGCCGCTCCGAGTCGGCGTACCTGGTCGCCCTCGGCGACGGCGGGATGGCCGGCTGCGGCGCCTGCGTGCCCGCCGACGCCCCGGCGGTCCAGGTGGCCGCCCGGGCCGACTGCCCGGTGCTGGTGGTCCGCCCGCAGCCACCACCGGCGGGGCCGGTTCTGGTCGGGGTGGACGGCTCCGCCAGCTCGCAGACCGCCCTGGCCTTCGCCTTCGACTGCGCCGACCGGCGCTCCGCGCGGGTGCTCGCGATCCGGGTGCTGGAACCGGGCCGGCACGACGGCGAGCAGGTGCTCGTCCAGGCGGTGGCCCGAGCCGCCCGACGTCACCCGGCGGTGGCCGCCGAGTGCCACACCATCGAGGGTGACCCGGGCACCGTGCTCCTGGAGCAGTCCCGCTCCGCCCAACTGGCCGTCGTGGGCGCGCGCGGCGACGAGCCGTGGCGCGGCATGCTCGGCGCGGTGAGCCAGTCGCTGCTCTACCACTCGCCCTGCCCCGTCATCGTCGTGCGTGGATCGGTTTCCTCGCCGCCGGACGGGGCATGA